From a region of the Paenibacillus segetis genome:
- a CDS encoding FAD-dependent oxidoreductase: MKNYDAIIIGFGKAGKTLAADLANHGNKVALIEQSKYMYGGTCINVGCLPTKSLVNSSKISQYKQFKTFEQKSQFYKEAIADKNKLTANLRTKNFDKLNDHPNVVIYTGKASFVSSYEVKVEMEQETIHLFGTQIFINTGSKAIIPDIEGIHDNKRVYLSDSLLDVTKLPARLSIIGGGYIGLEFASIYANFGSKVTVFQDTANFLPREDDELAAEVKQVMMEQGIVFKLGVITTSLSDNGTEAILHYKDAQSGENMQYPADAILLATGRKPNTEELNLAAARIVTTPKGAVKVDELLRTNIPNIWAMGDVVGGLQFTYVSLDDYRIVREQLLGNGERSTDKRNIPYSVFIDPAFSRVGLSEKEAKEQGFDVKVAKLSVAAIPKAQVIQEPKGMLKAVIDGKTDQILGVTLFCPESYEMINIVKIAMDAGLPYTFLKNQIFTHPTFSEALNDLFGAIQ; the protein is encoded by the coding sequence ATGAAAAATTATGATGCTATTATTATTGGTTTTGGAAAGGCAGGTAAAACACTAGCGGCTGATTTAGCCAACCACGGTAATAAGGTTGCATTAATTGAGCAATCCAAATATATGTATGGTGGAACCTGTATCAATGTAGGGTGCTTACCAACTAAGTCTCTTGTGAACAGCTCAAAGATATCCCAATATAAGCAGTTTAAAACCTTTGAACAAAAGTCACAATTCTATAAAGAGGCAATTGCCGATAAAAACAAATTAACTGCTAACCTTAGGACTAAAAATTTCGACAAATTAAACGACCACCCCAACGTTGTGATATATACGGGTAAGGCTTCGTTTGTATCTAGTTACGAAGTTAAGGTAGAAATGGAACAAGAAACGATTCATTTATTTGGTACACAAATATTTATTAATACTGGGTCAAAGGCGATTATCCCTGATATTGAAGGTATTCATGATAACAAACGGGTGTACTTAAGCGATTCCTTGTTAGATGTAACCAAGCTCCCAGCAAGGCTATCCATTATTGGTGGAGGATATATTGGACTGGAGTTTGCCTCGATTTACGCGAATTTTGGCTCCAAAGTAACCGTCTTTCAAGATACCGCGAATTTCCTTCCCCGTGAGGATGATGAACTTGCAGCCGAAGTTAAACAGGTCATGATGGAACAAGGAATTGTGTTCAAGTTAGGAGTTATAACTACCTCATTAAGCGATAATGGAACAGAAGCTATCCTTCACTACAAAGATGCCCAAAGTGGAGAGAATATGCAATATCCAGCGGATGCAATTCTGTTAGCTACGGGAAGAAAACCGAATACTGAGGAATTAAACTTAGCTGCTGCAAGAATCGTAACCACACCAAAGGGCGCAGTTAAAGTGGATGAATTATTGCGTACCAATATTCCAAACATATGGGCAATGGGGGATGTAGTTGGTGGATTACAATTCACTTATGTATCATTAGACGATTACCGTATTGTGAGGGAACAACTACTGGGTAATGGTGAACGTAGCACCGACAAACGCAATATTCCATACAGCGTATTTATCGATCCAGCATTCTCACGAGTTGGCTTAAGTGAAAAAGAAGCAAAAGAACAAGGATTTGATGTGAAAGTTGCTAAACTCTCAGTCGCCGCGATCCCAAAGGCACAGGTTATCCAAGAACCCAAAGGAATGCTTAAAGCCGTTATTGACGGAAAAACGGATCAAATATTAGGTGTAACACTATTTTGTCCCGAATCGTATGAGATGATCAATATCGTAAAAATAGCTATGGACGCTGGGCTACCTTATACATTTTTGAAAAATCAAATCTTCACACATCCTACTTTCAGCGAAGCTCTAAATGATCTTTTTGGAGCGATCCAGTAA
- a CDS encoding NAD(P)/FAD-dependent oxidoreductase — translation MSKHIVILGAGYGGLLSALTVRKYLNKDQAKITVINQYPTHQIITELHRLAAGSVAERAISMPLTKLFTGKDIDLKISKVKTFSVDNKQITLSDGSNLTYDALVVGLGSTTAYFGIPGLEQYSMVLKSAADANRIQGHIEERIREYAKTKNEADATILIGGGGLTGVELVGEIADVLPQLVKKYGVDPKEIKLLLVEAGPKILPVLPDPLIERATASLEKRGVKFLTGLPVTNVEGNVVDLKDGQKIVTNTFVWTGGVQGNPLVGESGLEVNRGRATVNEFLQSTSHKDVFVAGDSAVCFGPDGRPYAPTAQIAWQMGELIGYNLYAYLNDKSMETFSPINSGTLASLGRKDGVAIVGANSTPLKGLPASLMKEASNIRYLSHIHALFSLAY, via the coding sequence GTGTCTAAACATATTGTTATTTTAGGAGCAGGTTATGGTGGTTTGCTAAGTGCTTTAACCGTGCGTAAGTATTTGAATAAGGATCAAGCCAAAATTACTGTCATAAATCAATACCCTACACATCAAATTATTACAGAATTACATCGTCTTGCAGCAGGTAGTGTTGCAGAACGTGCTATTTCTATGCCGCTTACTAAACTTTTTACTGGTAAAGATATCGATTTGAAGATTTCAAAAGTAAAGACTTTTTCTGTTGATAATAAGCAGATTACTCTTTCTGATGGTTCCAATCTTACCTATGATGCTCTTGTTGTAGGTCTAGGAAGTACCACTGCTTACTTTGGAATTCCAGGGCTTGAACAATATAGCATGGTATTAAAATCAGCAGCAGATGCTAATCGAATTCAAGGTCATATTGAAGAGCGTATTCGTGAATATGCCAAGACGAAGAATGAGGCTGATGCAACCATTCTCATTGGTGGTGGTGGACTAACGGGTGTTGAGCTCGTAGGTGAAATTGCTGATGTACTACCACAACTCGTTAAAAAGTATGGTGTTGATCCTAAGGAAATTAAACTCCTGCTCGTTGAAGCAGGTCCAAAGATTCTTCCAGTCTTGCCAGATCCATTGATTGAACGGGCTACAGCAAGTCTTGAGAAACGTGGAGTTAAATTCTTAACGGGGCTTCCTGTTACCAATGTGGAAGGCAATGTTGTTGATTTGAAAGACGGACAAAAGATTGTGACCAACACGTTTGTTTGGACTGGTGGTGTTCAAGGAAACCCACTCGTAGGAGAATCAGGTCTTGAAGTTAACCGTGGACGTGCCACTGTAAATGAATTCTTGCAATCAACTTCACATAAAGATGTATTCGTTGCTGGTGATAGCGCTGTTTGCTTCGGGCCAGACGGTCGTCCATATGCGCCAACAGCTCAAATTGCTTGGCAAATGGGTGAGCTAATCGGTTACAATCTATATGCTTACTTGAATGATAAATCGATGGAAACTTTTAGTCCGATCAATTCGGGTACACTTGCTAGCTTAGGACGGAAAGACGGGGTTGCCATCGTTGGTGCTAACTCTACACCATTAAAAGGTTTACCAGCATCCTTAATGAAGGAAGCAAGTAACATCCGTTATTTGTCCCACATTCATGCTTTGTTTAGCTTAGCTTATTAA
- a CDS encoding DinB family protein has protein sequence MEAFLFKQIAFVRAQILKLLDDVSEEMADQIPEGFRNNIHWNLGHIYIILERFAFHFLNLPEQLPDGFKEQFAIGSSPLTTPDTVPVPSFQELKILLQEQPERIRVALAQRLQEKIDPPYTTSSGMTLETPEQFLIFGIYHEAQHLNTIKYYKKVLSH, from the coding sequence ATGGAAGCATTCTTATTCAAGCAGATCGCCTTTGTTCGAGCACAAATATTGAAATTGTTGGACGATGTTTCTGAAGAAATGGCAGACCAGATCCCCGAAGGATTCCGAAATAATATTCATTGGAATCTGGGGCACATCTATATTATCCTGGAACGATTCGCTTTTCATTTCTTGAACCTTCCGGAGCAATTGCCAGACGGATTTAAGGAACAATTCGCAATAGGCAGTTCACCATTAACGACTCCAGATACCGTACCTGTTCCAAGTTTTCAGGAGTTAAAGATCTTGCTGCAGGAACAACCTGAACGGATTCGAGTAGCCCTCGCTCAACGTCTACAGGAAAAGATTGATCCACCTTATACAACATCATCCGGAATGACCTTAGAAACGCCGGAACAGTTCCTCATCTTTGGTATATATCATGAGGCTCAGCACTTGAATACCATAAAATATTACAAAAAAGTGTTATCACATTAA
- a CDS encoding GNAT family N-acetyltransferase, whose product MILENVYIRPFCNNDMCDFKGMFGDYFRNDFNIEISDIKLDAICLEIADNSVSEITPVDLIIVHEELVGFICYQIDNPNSDWCEREGWGFIREIYINRRFRGEGLGAKIVAHAEKELYAKGVEHIYLTSDEAGEFWSLCGYEKTGKFSDINHDPIYEK is encoded by the coding sequence ATGATATTAGAAAATGTTTACATTCGTCCGTTTTGTAATAATGATATGTGTGATTTTAAAGGAATGTTTGGCGATTACTTTAGAAATGATTTTAATATTGAAATTTCAGATATTAAATTAGACGCAATATGTCTAGAAATAGCAGATAATTCAGTTTCCGAGATTACCCCAGTAGATTTGATTATAGTTCACGAGGAATTAGTCGGGTTTATCTGCTATCAAATCGATAATCCTAATAGTGATTGGTGTGAACGAGAAGGATGGGGATTTATTAGAGAAATTTACATTAATCGCAGGTTTAGAGGTGAAGGTCTAGGGGCAAAAATAGTAGCTCATGCTGAAAAGGAGCTTTATGCCAAAGGGGTAGAACATATCTATCTTACTTCAGATGAAGCGGGTGAATTTTGGAGTTTATGTGGATATGAAAAAACCGGAAAATTTAGCGATATTAATCATGACCCCATATATGAAAAATAG
- a CDS encoding DUF1641 domain-containing protein, whose product MSDVIIQTDSEQDSPKVSVTNEHLNVLDQLLKPEVQESLTVLVNQLPQITQLINVLTKSYDFVQSVATDDVLKSDTVGAIKELSEPVIGSVKNMAATVIEAKDRADASQETIGVFGLMKMMKDPQAQKLFRFVNAYLQIANERSSQVK is encoded by the coding sequence ATGTCAGACGTAATTATTCAAACAGATTCTGAACAAGATTCACCAAAAGTATCTGTTACTAACGAACATTTGAATGTTCTAGACCAGCTCTTAAAGCCAGAAGTTCAGGAATCGTTAACTGTTCTAGTGAACCAGTTGCCCCAAATAACGCAACTTATTAATGTACTTACCAAATCCTATGACTTTGTACAATCGGTAGCTACGGATGATGTTTTGAAGAGCGATACCGTTGGTGCAATTAAAGAACTTTCAGAACCTGTTATAGGCTCAGTGAAAAATATGGCAGCAACCGTTATTGAGGCGAAAGACCGTGCCGATGCAAGTCAAGAGACGATTGGTGTTTTTGGTCTGATGAAAATGATGAAGGATCCACAAGCTCAGAAGCTGTTCCGTTTCGTTAATGCTTATCTTCAAATCGCAAACGAACGCAGCAGTCAGGTTAAATAA
- a CDS encoding alpha-keto acid decarboxylase family protein yields MRSMTAGGSSSPQTGMVQKTLGQYLFDCLKLEGINEIFGVAGDYNFTLLDTLEQYNGIRFVSGRNELNSGYAADGYARIKKMSALITTFGVGELSACNPIAGANSEHVPLIHIVGAPPDKDQKAHKLMHHTMMDGNFNVFHKMYELITAYSAVLTPENAEIEIPAAIHMAKEKKKPVYLVVANDLVTKPIMTRREPELPRPMSNLKTLQAAMDHARQLLERAHHPVILVDVKTMRFNLETAVRNLADTMNVPVASMIFGKGAFDETHPNYIGMYEGSFGSSEVQNVIENADCVIAVGMVRADNNTANFTAKLNPLVTIDIQPDMVKVAEAEYPNVLAPDMLLALQKVGYKGNSLARKTIFPYDQITGSADDSLTGAVYYPRFQQMLMEGDIIIAETGTLYNGLARVRLPHNVTYIAQGGWESIGYATPSAFGACIAAPDRRVLLFTGDGSLQLTAQEISSMLYYGCKPIIFVLNNDGYTIEKYLNVKTEDQQYNNIPRWSYPKLAEAFGGDAFTVTVRTSGELEQAITQAEKERIGGRLCFIEMIAADPMDAPENMRRMRNYLEKQEKLRSQN; encoded by the coding sequence ATGAGAAGCATGACGGCGGGAGGAAGTTCTAGCCCACAAACAGGAATGGTTCAAAAAACACTTGGCCAGTATTTGTTCGATTGCTTGAAACTGGAGGGCATTAACGAAATTTTTGGTGTCGCCGGGGACTATAATTTTACATTGTTAGATACGCTAGAACAGTATAACGGTATCAGGTTTGTTAGTGGACGGAACGAATTGAACTCAGGTTATGCAGCCGATGGCTACGCCAGAATAAAAAAAATGTCCGCGCTTATTACGACTTTCGGAGTTGGGGAGCTCAGCGCCTGTAACCCGATAGCGGGAGCAAACAGCGAGCATGTGCCATTGATTCACATTGTAGGTGCTCCCCCAGATAAGGATCAAAAGGCACACAAGCTAATGCACCACACGATGATGGATGGAAATTTTAATGTCTTCCACAAAATGTATGAGCTGATTACAGCTTATAGCGCGGTGCTTACACCGGAAAACGCAGAGATTGAAATTCCAGCTGCCATTCACATGGCAAAGGAAAAGAAGAAGCCGGTGTATCTAGTTGTGGCCAATGATCTAGTGACTAAGCCGATCATGACCCGGAGAGAGCCGGAACTACCGCGTCCAATGTCCAATCTGAAAACCCTTCAAGCAGCGATGGATCATGCCCGTCAGTTACTAGAGCGAGCCCATCACCCGGTCATTCTGGTTGATGTCAAAACGATGCGTTTTAACCTTGAGACAGCAGTTCGAAATTTGGCCGACACTATGAACGTGCCTGTTGCATCAATGATATTTGGGAAGGGGGCTTTCGATGAAACGCATCCGAATTATATCGGGATGTACGAAGGCTCTTTCGGAAGTTCTGAAGTCCAAAACGTGATAGAAAATGCGGACTGTGTCATTGCGGTTGGTATGGTACGAGCGGACAACAATACCGCAAACTTCACCGCGAAGCTGAACCCACTAGTGACAATCGATATTCAACCGGACATGGTCAAGGTTGCAGAAGCGGAATATCCAAATGTCCTTGCACCTGACATGTTGCTTGCGTTACAGAAAGTTGGGTACAAAGGTAACAGTTTGGCGAGAAAAACGATATTCCCGTACGACCAAATAACCGGTAGTGCCGATGATTCGCTAACCGGGGCCGTTTATTATCCTCGTTTTCAGCAGATGCTGATGGAGGGCGATATTATAATCGCCGAGACCGGTACATTGTACAACGGGCTGGCGCGGGTGAGACTACCGCACAATGTGACGTATATCGCTCAGGGAGGCTGGGAGTCTATCGGTTATGCCACACCCTCGGCATTCGGTGCCTGTATTGCTGCGCCGGACCGTCGGGTGTTGTTGTTTACGGGGGACGGCTCCTTGCAGCTGACAGCTCAAGAGATCAGTTCCATGCTCTATTATGGATGTAAGCCTATTATCTTCGTTTTGAATAATGATGGTTATACGATCGAGAAATATTTGAATGTCAAAACAGAGGATCAGCAGTATAATAATATTCCCCGTTGGTCATACCCCAAGCTTGCTGAAGCTTTTGGAGGCGATGCGTTTACCGTGACTGTCCGGACCTCTGGAGAGCTTGAACAGGCAATAACTCAAGCTGAAAAGGAACGCATCGGCGGAAGACTCTGTTTCATTGAAATGATCGCCGCGGATCCTATGGACGCACCCGAGAATATGCGCAGGATGCGCAACTATTTGGAGAAGCAAGAGAAGCTGCGTAGCCAAAATTAG
- a CDS encoding AraC family transcriptional regulator produces MDWLTNLNQAMLYIEENLTEDIDLKEAARRACCSEYHFSRMFSFLAGVTLSEYIRRRRLTLAAFELQTNDVRIIDVAMKYGYNSADAFSRAFQALHGMSPSSAKSNGPSLKAYPRMTFQLTIQGGNAMNYRIVEKGPFRIVGIMKRVPIQFNGVNSEIESMWRSLTSEDIIQLKALSDNEPRGLISASVNFSEERMEEKGALDQYVGVATSKECPEHFTKLEVSEATWAVFEAIGPFPDTLQNVWGRIYSEWFPSASYELAKGPEILWNESKEVSSPTFRSEIWIPVIKK; encoded by the coding sequence TTGGATTGGCTTACGAATCTGAACCAGGCTATGCTCTACATCGAAGAAAATTTAACAGAAGATATAGATTTGAAAGAAGCCGCCAGACGGGCTTGTTGTTCCGAATATCACTTTTCAAGGATGTTTTCATTTCTTGCTGGGGTTACGCTATCGGAATACATTCGTAGGAGACGCCTGACACTTGCTGCATTTGAGCTTCAAACCAACGATGTAAGAATAATTGATGTGGCAATGAAGTATGGATACAACTCAGCAGACGCTTTTTCAAGAGCTTTTCAGGCTCTGCATGGCATGTCGCCCTCATCGGCAAAGTCCAATGGACCTTCATTAAAGGCCTATCCTCGAATGACCTTTCAACTAACTATTCAGGGAGGAAACGCAATGAATTATCGTATTGTAGAGAAGGGGCCATTCCGAATCGTGGGTATCATGAAGAGGGTGCCCATTCAATTTAATGGTGTGAACTCGGAAATCGAGTCCATGTGGAGAAGCTTAACTTCAGAAGACATCATTCAACTAAAAGCTCTCTCGGATAATGAACCACGGGGATTGATTTCAGCATCGGTGAATTTTTCCGAGGAGCGTATGGAGGAGAAAGGAGCGCTTGATCAATATGTCGGCGTGGCTACAAGTAAGGAGTGTCCAGAGCATTTTACGAAACTCGAGGTTTCTGAAGCAACTTGGGCTGTATTTGAAGCGATCGGCCCATTCCCGGATACATTGCAGAACGTATGGGGACGTATTTATTCCGAGTGGTTTCCATCTGCGAGTTACGAGTTGGCAAAAGGGCCGGAAATATTATGGAATGAGAGTAAAGAGGTATCCTCTCCAACTTTCAGAAGTGAGATTTGGATACCTGTAATAAAAAAATAA
- the mraY gene encoding phospho-N-acetylmuramoyl-pentapeptide-transferase, translated as MFGIFGVSGLSFLIVAFFTPLLIRGLRALKLTQPIRSELPPDHQAKHGTPLMAGLILLIGVITSLQFHPAPLMIFLCVTFLLFSSVGFMDDFKKAAWQDPSGISGKTKLVFQFAFTGVLLFTLFRSFSLTSDITLFHGVQLHLPVYVYIIIMLLFVVGSANAINFTDGLDGLLINVAIPTYFFFFLISDKPEVQTFSLVMVGCLLGLFLYNIYPARAFMGDTGSLAIGGSLSFLAVIEKVEILIPLLFSVYLAEQFSVILQVWYYKRTKLRLFKMAPIHYHFSLKYGWSENKIVMVFGFISWVSVLICWLIWKFVL; from the coding sequence ATGTTTGGGATCTTTGGCGTGTCTGGTCTTTCTTTCTTAATTGTAGCATTCTTTACACCACTACTCATTAGAGGGCTGCGCGCGCTAAAGCTAACGCAGCCAATTCGATCTGAGTTACCCCCTGACCATCAAGCCAAACATGGAACACCACTGATGGCTGGTCTGATCTTGCTTATCGGTGTGATAACGTCATTACAGTTTCATCCCGCCCCATTGATGATCTTTTTATGTGTTACGTTTCTCTTATTCAGTTCGGTCGGATTTATGGATGATTTCAAAAAGGCAGCATGGCAAGATCCATCCGGTATCTCCGGAAAGACGAAACTTGTGTTTCAATTCGCTTTTACTGGTGTGCTGCTATTCACATTGTTCCGTTCGTTCTCGCTGACGAGTGACATCACATTGTTCCACGGGGTTCAACTACACCTGCCCGTTTACGTGTACATCATAATAATGCTCCTGTTTGTAGTTGGTTCAGCGAACGCTATCAATTTTACGGATGGTCTAGACGGACTATTGATCAATGTTGCGATCCCAACTTATTTTTTCTTCTTTCTGATCTCAGACAAACCTGAAGTACAAACATTTTCGCTTGTCATGGTTGGCTGTCTGCTCGGCTTATTTCTCTACAATATTTATCCCGCTAGAGCGTTTATGGGTGATACTGGATCACTCGCAATTGGAGGTTCGCTTTCCTTTTTAGCGGTTATTGAAAAGGTTGAAATTTTAATCCCACTCCTGTTTTCAGTCTATCTCGCAGAACAATTTTCAGTCATTTTACAAGTCTGGTACTATAAACGTACAAAACTGCGCTTATTCAAAATGGCTCCGATCCATTATCATTTCAGCCTAAAATATGGCTGGAGCGAGAATAAGATCGTCATGGTGTTTGGTTTCATCTCATGGGTATCTGTTCTTATTTGTTGGCTTATTTGGAAGTTTGTCCTGTAG
- a CDS encoding DUF2935 domain-containing protein — translation MSDAFVTRSLDEIRFWSRIMKEHSLFLRLGFRAEDTQLIAEANHFQAIFEDIERRSHVFSVDTDPQTIRAFNTEVQNAATHIWAFKRRILGLILQCKLPGGTNFPLLVDHVSREANYFRNRLDELNRGRLEPLHDAIIDENLFFLKIMADHAKFIGHLLDPSERKLVDQAREFSHEFDQLVFQAIDLSSMRPQSQTVPLLSQFVDENKVSVKSLRDFKKTASDLIEQCRIKSIIHPLLADHVFREAERFLIILDMFDQSLSGHKVNKREILF, via the coding sequence ATGTCAGATGCTTTTGTTACTCGTTCGTTAGACGAAATACGGTTTTGGTCACGGATCATGAAAGAACATTCGTTATTCCTACGTTTAGGCTTCCGAGCAGAAGATACACAACTTATTGCGGAGGCAAATCACTTTCAAGCGATTTTCGAGGATATCGAAAGAAGATCGCATGTATTCTCAGTGGATACAGACCCACAGACCATCAGGGCGTTTAATACAGAAGTGCAAAATGCGGCTACACACATCTGGGCGTTTAAGAGGAGAATACTTGGTCTAATACTGCAGTGTAAACTTCCAGGGGGAACTAATTTCCCCCTATTAGTTGATCATGTAAGCCGCGAGGCTAACTATTTTCGAAACCGATTAGATGAATTGAATCGCGGAAGATTAGAGCCATTACATGATGCGATAATTGACGAGAATCTCTTTTTCTTGAAAATCATGGCGGATCACGCGAAATTTATTGGTCATTTGCTTGATCCTTCAGAACGCAAATTAGTTGATCAAGCTCGGGAATTCAGTCATGAATTTGATCAATTAGTGTTTCAAGCGATAGATCTAAGCTCCATGCGCCCGCAATCACAAACAGTACCCTTATTAAGTCAATTTGTTGATGAGAATAAAGTATCGGTTAAGTCATTACGTGACTTTAAGAAAACAGCAAGTGATTTGATTGAACAATGTAGAATCAAAAGCATAATTCATCCACTTCTAGCGGATCATGTGTTTCGTGAAGCAGAAAGATTTCTTATTATTCTTGATATGTTCGACCAGTCCCTGTCAGGTCATAAAGTAAATAAGCGAGAGATTTTGTTCTGA